The genome window GCTTGTTGCAGTTAAACCCGGGCAACCGGGAAATACCCGGCAAGTCTCCGACCTGAAACCAGCAAGCCAGGTGCTGGCCCACCTATTTGGCCCTCTTTCCAGGGAAGGTTCTGGTTGAGGACGTTGATCTGGCACTGCTCCCTCGCAAAGATCAGCTCGGCTGGTCAAGGGAAAAAAACTATGAAGCCCTGCAAACCGAAAGGGTGGATCTTGTGAATCTGAAAACTGCTTCCCCACTTCTTCGTTTTGAAATCATTCGCACAGGCCTTCTCATCAATGAGGAGAGTGGTCACAAAGAAAACGAATTCGAGCATGCCGCACTGAGCGAGCAGCGGCACGCCATGTATCTTCGCAAGAAACAGGCCAGGATACTCGAGCAGAGGCCGCAGAGATGGTCTTGAAGCCTTTCACATCCTGGCCGATCGGTTGCTGGGGACTCGGGTGTCTAATGCCAGTTGCCGAGCTGCTGATTTATCCGGGCAAGCTCAGCTTCCAAGCTCTTTATCTGCTCCTGCTGGGCAATGATGTGAAGGGTGAGTTCTTCGATCTTTCTAAGGAGCCGCATTTGAAACTGGCCGATGTTAAGGCCTTGCTCCTTTATTTGACTGGTGCTGGGGACGTCCGGAAGGTGCTTTTCTCTCTTGATATATTCGCGCAACTCATCTAGCGAGATGAGGCGATATCCCTCCTCGAATACGTAGTCCGGGACGTTCAACGTTGTTCCATCGTCAATGAAGCTGCCGCCAGTCACTCGAATATCTCCACCGGAAACCTCGAGTTTGCTGGAAGGGTTCGTTGTGCCAATGCCAACATCTCCGTCTATGTAGGCATCTGCTTTTATTGTGACCCAGCCCTGAAATTCACCATTCTTGGCGGAGATGTTCAAGTGTCCTAACAGGTTATCGTTCGAATCAGTTTGTAGGAAATCGAGATATTCAACAGGGCTCAAGATGTAGACGCGACCCTGGGCTCCTCCTGGAATCAACTTGATCATTCTTCGAGCCGGATCCCCAACCAGCCCCTGTGCCTTGATAGTCAACCTTACGGTTGGAGTGTCAGTACCGATGCCCACATTGCCGCCGCTTTGCACCTTCATTAACACAGTGTCTTCTGAATCTTTTACCTGAAAGGAAGAGGTGTCATCTTTGTCCGGCAGTTTCACCTCCATATCACCAGCCAGAGACTGTCCTGAAAAGATCAAAGTCATTGCAAGAAAAAAAGCAGCCAGCGCATAGGTTCTGCATGATTTCATGAGCCATTCCTCCACTTTTCGAGCAGTTCCTGCCAAGAGTCGTTTATTGTTGGCTGATATTTATAGTATTTTTCATCAGCCTTCAATGAAGTCCAGATGTGACGATTATGGTGCCCCGGCTTCTCAGGAGTTTGGTGCCACAAGCCGTCATATTATGATCCCGGGTCATCCTTTGAGCTGGCTATGGACATCCAGGTGCTGAATGTACTCTTGATAAGGAGTCAACCCTGTATGAGTACTGACTCAATGCGACAACAAGGGCATTATGATGCCCGGGATGCTTGCCCCGCAGAAATAAATGCCTCCATCTCCCCAGATGAATGTCCCCCCGCTTTCCGTGTATAGATGCCCAGTGTGCCTGATTTTTCCACTTGCCATGTTCAAAACACCCCCATTCTTGATAGTGATATCCTGGCAGTGCAAATCCAGTGAGACATTATTCAGGGTCATGGTAACTCCGGCACCCACGGTGATTCCATTTGCAAAGGATAAGGTGGGAACCATGGCGAAAAAGGTTGAGAACATACCGATGGTCAATGCGAGTACAAACCGGTTTCTCATGAGATTACCTCCTTTGAAGGAAATAAACTGTCGAGCACTCGCGTTTGATAGAAGAAAGTATCGGATGATAGAGTGCTGTGTCAACCACTCATAATCGCAATATCTGGCTGCGCCGCAGGACCACGA of Deltaproteobacteria bacterium contains these proteins:
- a CDS encoding helicase associated domain-containing protein gives rise to the protein MKSCRTYALAAFFLAMTLIFSGQSLAGDMEVKLPDKDDTSSFQVKDSEDTVLMKVQSGGNVGIGTDTPTVRLTIKAQGLVGDPARRMIKLIPGGAQGRVYILSPVEYLDFLQTDSNDNLLGHLNISAKNGEFQGWVTIKADAYIDGDVGIGTTNPSSKLEVSGGDIRVTGGSFIDDGTTLNVPDYVFEEGYRLISLDELREYIKREKHLPDVPSTSQIKEQGLNIGQFQMRLLRKIEELTLHIIAQQEQIKSLEAELARINQQLGNWH